The Amycolatopsis nigrescens CSC17Ta-90 genomic interval GGCGGCGACCTCGCGGCCGACCACCATCCGGAACAGCTCGGCGACCAGCTCGGCCTTGCCGGGGAAGTGCCGGTACACGCTGCCCACCGCGATCCCGGCGCGCTCGGCGACCGCGGACACCGAGCAGCCCGCGTAGCCGCGGTCGGCGAGCAGGGCGACCGCGGCGTCCAGCACGGCGGCGCGCTGGGCGTCCAGCCGCTCCTGGACCTTCGGGGTTCGTCGGTAGGGCACCTAAAGAGTGAATCACTGATTCATTACTTCAGGCAAGGGGCTGGATGCCGGATAGGATCCGGTGCATGCGGCTGCCCGATCGCCTGGCCAGGTTCAACCGGTATGTCACCAACCCCGTCCAGCGGCTATGGGCTGGCAGCCTGCCCGGGTTCGGCATCATCGAGCACACCGGCCGGAAGTCCGGGCGGGCGTACCGGACGCCGGTGAACGTGTTCCGGGTACCGGACGGGTTCGCGGTGCTGCTCACCTACGGCCCGGACCGCGACTGGGTGAAGAACCTGGTCGCGGCCGGCGGCGGCGCGCTGGCGCATCGCGGCCGCACCGTGCCGATCGCCGGACCGCGGGTGCTGCCGGTCGCCGAGGCGCACGAGTTCCTGCCGCCTCGCCCCTCCGCGCTGGCCCGCCGCCTGCACGTCGACTTCGTCCTGCACGTCACCACTCCCGGCAAATAGCCGGCTTTTTGCCCTTTCGCGAGAGGGCGAAAAGGCGGCTATTTGCCTGGTGGGGGGCCGTAGCGGGCAAGGACGGCGGCGCGGAGGGCGGGGTCCGTGCGCGGCACCGGCTCGATGAACACCTCGGTGACGTCGTTGAACTCCTCGTCCAGCTCGCCGGCCAGCCGCACGCAGAGCCGTTCCAGGTCGGCCGCCGACAGCGAGTCGTCGAAGTCCACTCTGGCGCACACCAGTACCCGGTCGGTGCCCATCAGCATGGTCTGCAGATCCACCACGGCCTCGATCTCCGGCGTACCGTCCAGCTTCCGCCGGATCCCGCGGACCAGCACCGGATCCGCCTGCCTGCCGATCAGCAGCCCGCGATTGGTCCGGCCGAGCAGGTAGGCCACCCCGGCCAGCAGCGTGCCGATCGCGATCGAGGCGGCGCCGTCCCAGACCGCCGAGCCGGTCAGCTGGTGCAGGCCGATGCCGGCGAACGCGAGCAGCAGCCCGGCCAGCGCGGCGGAGTCCTCGAACAGCACGGTCTTCGGCGCCGGGTCGTCGATCAGCCGGAGGTACTCCGCGATCGACTTGCCCGCGTCGGCCGAATCCCGGCGGACCTGGCGCATCGCCTGCAGCCAGGAGGTCGACTCCATCGCGAACGCCAGCGCCAGCACGATGTAGCCGACCAGCGGGCTGGACTGCTCCTTCGGCTCGCCGAAGACAGTGCTGAACCCCTCGTAGAACGCGAACATCGCGCCGGAGGCGAAGATCGAGACGGCCGCCAGCAGCGACCAGAAGTACCGTTCCTTGCCGTAGCCGAAGGGATGCACCCGGTCGGCCGGCCGATCCGAACGCCGGAGCGCGGTGAGCAGCAGCACCTCGGTGAAGGTGTCCGCCACCGAATGCGCCGCCTCGGACAGCATCGCGCCAGAGCCGGTGATCAGCCCGGCGATCAGCTTTAGCACCGCGATGGCCAGGTTCACGCCGCCGGCCAGGAGCACGGTGAGAGTGCTTTCGCCGCCGTTCTCGGTCGCCTCGCTGACTTCCCGTGCGTTCACCGGCCGATCGTAGAACCGCCGCGATCATCCGGCAGGGTGGTCAGAGCCGGTGCAGGCCGTCCAGCACCCGGCGGAGCACCTTGAACTGGGGTCGCCCGTCGGCGTCCGTGCCATTGCCGTGGATCCGCACCAGGTCCAGGTCGGCCATATCGCTGAGCAGCACCCTGGCCACCCCGAGCGGGACCGAAAGCAGCGCGGCGACCTCGGCCACCGAACGCGGAGTGGTGCACAGCGCGCGCACCGGCTGGTACTCACTGCCCAGCGCGTCGCCTTCCCAGCGGGCGTCGTCGCGGATGGACACCAGCGTCTCGATCGCCAGCTGGTGCGCGCATTTGGTGCGGCCTCGGGTGAGCACGTAGGGCCGGACGCGGGAGCGTGAGCCGGCGGGCTCCAGCATGGCCTGCACGGTCTGGAAGGCTCCGGTGGAGCCGCCCGGCGGGCGGGGCGCGGGTACCGCGGGGAACTCCTCGGTGATCGGGTCGTCCGGTTCGGAGTACCGCTCGAGCAGTTGGGTGGACGGGAACCGCGCGCCCGCGGTACGTCGGACGGCTGCCCGGTGCCGGTGTCGCAGCCGGGCGGCCGGCGGCTCGCCGGGTCGTTCGTCCATGTACGTCGCCCCCACTTGCTCAGTCCGGATGGGCCGCGGGTGCCTCCGGCGAGGGCAGTCCTTGCCGGGGCCACCTCGTAGTGTTGGGCATCAGCGGCCGGGCGTATATCCGCGATTCGGCTGAATGGTTGTGTCCTTTACCGCCTATAACGACCGGGCAAGCACCCAGACGTGTGCTGGGCCACATTTTTTCACCCCGTTCGGCGCAACGTCCGTGACACTTTCATGCGAAACCAGCCATAAGCCGCCACCGTCCGCGATGGAGACACAAAGGACGCCTTCAGTGCTATTTCGCACCGAAGGCGTCCCTCGGATCTTGCTATTTGTCCTGGTCGGACTGGGTGGTCCCGGTGGCGACCTGATCGGTCGGCAGATCGGCCTTCCCGTCAGCCACGCCGCCCTCCGCCTCGCCGCCGGCCTCCGTGCCGGTGCCCGCCGTGGACGGTCCGCTGCCGTTGGCCGATGGCGCTTGACCGCTCGGGTCCTCGTGCCCGAGCGGGGCCTCCGGCTCGGGTTCCTGGCTCACCACCCGCGCTGGCGCCTTCGGCTTGCGCTTGACCGCCGAGAGCAGCAGCTGGGCGACGTCCACCACTTCGACGTTCTCGTTCGCCCTGCCGTCGTTCTGCCGGGACGTGACCCCGTCGGTCAGCATCACCCGGCAGAACGGGCAGCCGGTGGCGATCTTCGTCGGCGCGGTGCCGAGCGCCTCGTCCACCCGCTCCACGTTGATCCGCTTGCCGATCTTCTCTTCCATCCACATCCGCGCGCCACCGGCGCCGCAGCACATGGACTGGTCGCCGTGCCGCGGCATCTCCCGCAGCGTGGCGCCGGAGGAGCCGACCAGATCGCGCGGCGCGTCGTAGACCTTGTTGTGCCGGCCCAGATAACACGGGTCGTGGTAGGTCACGTCCTCCGCGATCGGCGCGATCGGCACCAGCTGCTTCTCGCGCACCAGGCGGTTCAGCAGCTGGGTGTGGTGCACGACCTCGTAGTCGCCGCCCAGCTCCGGGTACTCGTTGGCCAGCGTGTTGAAGCAGTGCGCGCAGGTGACCACGATCTTGCGCTGCACCGGGTTCCGGTTCTCGAACACCGAGTTCAGCATCTCGACGTTCTGCTGCGCGAGCATCTGGAACAGGAACTCGTTGCCGGCGCGCCGCGCCGGGTCGCCGGTGCAGGACTCCTCCGGGCCGAGCACGGTGTAGGAGACCCCGGCCATGTGCAGCAGCTCCGCCACCGCGCGGGTGGTCTTCTTCGCCCGGTCCTCGAAGGCGCCGGCGCAGCCGACCCAGAACAGGTACTCGGTGTCGCCGAGCTCCCCGTCAAAAACCGGCACCTCGAAGTCCAAATCTTCTGTCCACTGTAGACGGTCCTTGGCGTTCTGCCCCCACGGGTTGCCCTTGTTCTCCAGGTTCTTGAACATCCCGTTCAGCTCGCTCGGGAAGTTCGACTCGATCATCACCTGGTACCGGCGCATGTCCACGATGTGGTCGACGTGCTCGATGTCCACCGGGCACTGCTCGACGCAGGCGCCGCAGGAGGTGCAGGACCACAGCACCTCCGGGTCGATCACCCCGCCCAGCTCACCGTTCTCGCCGGGGCCGCCGATCAGCGGCCGCTCGGCCTCGGCCAGCGCGAGCACGTCGATCCCGGCGTGCCGCTCCTCTTCGGTCTCGCCCTGCAGGCCGATCTCGTCGCCGGCCATGTCCTTCTTGCCGCCGGCAAGCAGGTACGGCGCCTTGGCGTAGGCGTGGTCGCGCAGCTGGGTGATCAGCAGCTTCGGCGAGAGCGGCTTGCCGGTGTTCCAGGCCGGGCACTGCGACTGGCAGCGGCCGCATTCGGTGCAGGTGGTGAAGTCCAGCCAGCCCTTCCAGCTGAAGTCCTCGATCTTGCCGGCGCCGAACACGTCCTTTTCCGGATCGGCTTCTTCGAAATCGAGCGGCTTGCCCTCGCTCATCATCGGCTTGACCTTGCCGAGTGCCACCGAGCCGTCGGCTTCGCGCTTGAAGTAGATGTTGAAGAATGCGCTGAACCGGTGCCAGGCCACCCCCATGGTCATCTTCTTGGAAATGACAAAAAGCCAGATGGTGGCGCTCATCAGCTTGATAAAAGCGAAAACCGAAACCAGATCCGGGCTGGCCGGCAGCAGCTCGCCGAGCGGGTTGGACACGATCGCCGCCCACAGCGGGGTCTCGTGCACGCCGAGCGCGGCCTTGCCGGCGCGCACCCCCAGGATGCCGATGCCCTCGATCAGCACCACGGCCTCGATGAAGTACGCCCAGCGGAAGTTCGAGCCCTGGAACCGGGACTGCCGGTCCGCCCGGCGCGGGTGGTTCAGCTGCCGGATCACGATCAGCGCCAGGATGCCGACCACGGTGCCGATCCCGAGCAGCTCCATCAGCAGCTGGAACAGCGACCAGTCGTCCAGGATCGGCCAGCCCCAGGTCGGCACGAACACCTCGCCGTATGCCTCGAACAGGGCCAGCGAGCCGATCAGGAAGCCCCACATGACCACCCAGTGCGCGGGTGCGACGCGGCGGTCTTTCATCATCCGGGTGTGCGCCACGAACTCTTCGCCCAGCGTGAACATGCGCCGGAAGAAGGGACCGTTGCGAGTGCCGTCCGGCTGGCCCAGCCGGACAATGCGGACAAACTTGGCAATGGTCACGCCGAACATGGTCCAGGCGACG includes:
- a CDS encoding nitroreductase family deazaflavin-dependent oxidoreductase codes for the protein MRLPDRLARFNRYVTNPVQRLWAGSLPGFGIIEHTGRKSGRAYRTPVNVFRVPDGFAVLLTYGPDRDWVKNLVAAGGGALAHRGRTVPIAGPRVLPVAEAHEFLPPRPSALARRLHVDFVLHVTTPGK
- a CDS encoding cation diffusion facilitator family transporter, yielding MNAREVSEATENGGESTLTVLLAGGVNLAIAVLKLIAGLITGSGAMLSEAAHSVADTFTEVLLLTALRRSDRPADRVHPFGYGKERYFWSLLAAVSIFASGAMFAFYEGFSTVFGEPKEQSSPLVGYIVLALAFAMESTSWLQAMRQVRRDSADAGKSIAEYLRLIDDPAPKTVLFEDSAALAGLLLAFAGIGLHQLTGSAVWDGAASIAIGTLLAGVAYLLGRTNRGLLIGRQADPVLVRGIRRKLDGTPEIEAVVDLQTMLMGTDRVLVCARVDFDDSLSAADLERLCVRLAGELDEEFNDVTEVFIEPVPRTDPALRAAVLARYGPPPGK
- a CDS encoding DUF742 domain-containing protein; translated protein: MDERPGEPPAARLRHRHRAAVRRTAGARFPSTQLLERYSEPDDPITEEFPAVPAPRPPGGSTGAFQTVQAMLEPAGSRSRVRPYVLTRGRTKCAHQLAIETLVSIRDDARWEGDALGSEYQPVRALCTTPRSVAEVAALLSVPLGVARVLLSDMADLDLVRIHGNGTDADGRPQFKVLRRVLDGLHRL
- a CDS encoding (Fe-S)-binding protein, which encodes MGAVQITLGGIAVVLGIVAWTMFGVTIAKFVRIVRLGQPDGTRNGPFFRRMFTLGEEFVAHTRMMKDRRVAPAHWVVMWGFLIGSLALFEAYGEVFVPTWGWPILDDWSLFQLLMELLGIGTVVGILALIVIRQLNHPRRADRQSRFQGSNFRWAYFIEAVVLIEGIGILGVRAGKAALGVHETPLWAAIVSNPLGELLPASPDLVSVFAFIKLMSATIWLFVISKKMTMGVAWHRFSAFFNIYFKREADGSVALGKVKPMMSEGKPLDFEEADPEKDVFGAGKIEDFSWKGWLDFTTCTECGRCQSQCPAWNTGKPLSPKLLITQLRDHAYAKAPYLLAGGKKDMAGDEIGLQGETEEERHAGIDVLALAEAERPLIGGPGENGELGGVIDPEVLWSCTSCGACVEQCPVDIEHVDHIVDMRRYQVMIESNFPSELNGMFKNLENKGNPWGQNAKDRLQWTEDLDFEVPVFDGELGDTEYLFWVGCAGAFEDRAKKTTRAVAELLHMAGVSYTVLGPEESCTGDPARRAGNEFLFQMLAQQNVEMLNSVFENRNPVQRKIVVTCAHCFNTLANEYPELGGDYEVVHHTQLLNRLVREKQLVPIAPIAEDVTYHDPCYLGRHNKVYDAPRDLVGSSGATLREMPRHGDQSMCCGAGGARMWMEEKIGKRINVERVDEALGTAPTKIATGCPFCRVMLTDGVTSRQNDGRANENVEVVDVAQLLLSAVKRKPKAPARVVSQEPEPEAPLGHEDPSGQAPSANGSGPSTAGTGTEAGGEAEGGVADGKADLPTDQVATGTTQSDQDK